The following proteins come from a genomic window of Kitasatospora sp. NBC_01246:
- a CDS encoding DsbA family oxidoreductase, producing MRVEIWSDINCPWCYIGKARFEKALERFPHRQDVEIVHRSFELDSRSPAEARPVVPLIAAKYGLGLDQAEAAEQRIAASAREEGLDYRTEGRDAANSFDMHRMLHFAEEHGRQARLLDLLYRANFADERSAFAPGRLVELAVEAGLDAGEAARVLADPDAYAEAVREDEATATAMGATGVPFFVFDRRLGVSGAQPPATFTAALEQAWESRVVLLPTAGAEAGEVCGPDGCAVPQG from the coding sequence GTGCGCGTCGAGATCTGGAGCGACATCAACTGCCCGTGGTGCTACATCGGCAAGGCACGGTTCGAGAAGGCCCTCGAACGGTTCCCCCACCGGCAGGACGTGGAGATCGTCCACCGCTCCTTCGAACTCGACTCCCGGTCGCCCGCCGAGGCGCGCCCGGTGGTCCCGCTGATCGCCGCCAAGTACGGCCTCGGGCTGGACCAGGCCGAGGCGGCCGAGCAGCGCATCGCCGCCAGTGCCCGCGAGGAGGGGCTGGACTACCGCACCGAGGGGCGCGACGCGGCGAACTCCTTCGACATGCACCGCATGCTGCACTTCGCCGAGGAGCACGGTCGCCAGGCCCGACTGCTGGACCTGCTGTACCGGGCCAACTTCGCCGACGAGCGCTCCGCGTTCGCCCCGGGCCGCCTGGTGGAGCTGGCCGTCGAGGCCGGGCTGGACGCCGGGGAGGCGGCCCGCGTGCTGGCCGACCCCGACGCGTACGCGGAGGCCGTGCGCGAGGACGAGGCGACGGCGACGGCGATGGGCGCCACCGGAGTGCCGTTCTTCGTCTTCGACCGCCGGCTGGGGGTGTCCGGCGCCCAGCCGCCGGCGACCTTCACCGCCGCGCTGGAGCAGGCCTGGGAGAGCCGGGTCGTCCTCCTGCCGACGGCCGGTGCCGAGGCGGGAGAGGTGTGCGGACCGGACGGCTGCGCGGTCCCGCAGGGCTGA
- a CDS encoding TetR/AcrR family transcriptional regulator: MGRKQLWDRGEVLARAMGLFRRRGYQGASVRDIEEATGLHPGSLYRVFENKDGLFRAALDAYNDQVVRGRVREHLLEPADPVAGIRSFFTSTFETGPDPDPGCLLTNTAVECFTVPQAADAVHRGLETIESGFAEALTRARALDLLSADLDVEVSAAQLLALYQGLLVLVRAATPVTKLRTITDGAMASIGYERDGQR; encoded by the coding sequence GTGGGGCGCAAGCAGCTCTGGGACCGGGGCGAGGTCCTGGCCCGTGCGATGGGGCTGTTCCGTCGCCGCGGCTACCAGGGGGCCTCGGTGCGGGACATCGAGGAGGCGACCGGGCTGCATCCGGGCAGCCTGTACCGGGTGTTCGAGAACAAGGACGGCCTGTTCCGCGCGGCGCTGGACGCCTACAACGACCAGGTGGTGCGGGGCCGGGTCCGGGAGCACCTCCTGGAGCCGGCGGACCCGGTGGCGGGTATCCGGTCGTTCTTCACCTCGACGTTCGAGACCGGCCCCGATCCCGACCCGGGGTGCCTGCTGACCAACACCGCCGTGGAGTGCTTCACCGTCCCGCAGGCCGCCGACGCGGTCCACCGGGGGCTGGAGACGATCGAGTCGGGCTTCGCCGAGGCCCTGACGCGCGCCCGGGCGCTGGACCTGTTGTCCGCGGACCTCGACGTCGAGGTGTCGGCGGCCCAGCTGCTGGCGCTCTACCAGGGCCTGCTGGTACTGGTCCGGGCCGCGACCCCCGTCACCAAACTGCGCACGATCACCGACGGCGCGATGGCGTCGATCGGCTACGAGAGAGACGGACAGCGATGA
- a CDS encoding cold-shock protein, giving the protein MATGKVKWFNAEKGFGFIAQDDGGPDVFVHFSAIQTTGFKELYENDVVEYDVTQGPKGPQAENVVKV; this is encoded by the coding sequence ATGGCAACTGGCAAGGTCAAATGGTTCAACGCGGAGAAGGGCTTCGGCTTCATCGCCCAGGACGACGGCGGCCCGGACGTCTTCGTGCACTTCTCCGCCATCCAGACCACCGGCTTCAAGGAGCTCTACGAGAACGACGTGGTCGAGTACGACGTCACCCAGGGACCCAAGGGCCCCCAGGCGGAGAACGTCGTCAAGGTCTGA
- a CDS encoding nuclear transport factor 2 family protein, which produces MSDSQQLWMDYAACWSADAGERLAALGEVAVEDVAYRDPGTEVAGLAGLAGYMAGFAGAFPGHRFRIDEVLEHHDRSLARWTQLGEQGEPAMAGVSTALHRDGRLADITGFFLPA; this is translated from the coding sequence ATGAGTGACTCACAGCAGCTCTGGATGGACTACGCCGCGTGCTGGTCGGCGGACGCCGGCGAGCGGCTCGCCGCGCTCGGCGAGGTGGCGGTCGAGGACGTCGCCTACCGGGACCCGGGCACCGAGGTCGCCGGGCTGGCCGGGCTGGCCGGCTACATGGCCGGGTTCGCCGGGGCCTTCCCCGGTCACCGGTTCCGCATCGACGAGGTGCTCGAACACCACGACCGCTCGCTCGCCCGGTGGACCCAGCTCGGCGAGCAGGGCGAGCCCGCCATGGCGGGCGTGAGCACCGCGCTCCACCGCGACGGCCGGCTCGCCGACATCACCGGGTTCTTCCTCCCCGCGTGA
- a CDS encoding TetR/AcrR family transcriptional regulator — MKLTADRIIDAGMAVFAESGYHGLSMRRVAERLDAHAGSLYYHVPNKAALLQLMADRVARQAYDAGTEALAALDASSGWQARVTAQTVALRRSIRQHPGGAIMFADSPKTLSPGALSVMERLLDTLAAAGVPAEQCGTAADTVLSHVTGYVLQEQSEPPVVPPDPEAVAALHRRFPRTVAAAAHDQDGQFARSLELICAGIATLLPPAERP, encoded by the coding sequence GTGAAGCTGACCGCAGACCGGATCATCGACGCCGGAATGGCCGTGTTCGCCGAGTCCGGCTACCACGGCCTCTCCATGCGGCGGGTGGCGGAGCGGCTCGACGCGCACGCCGGAAGCCTCTACTACCACGTGCCCAACAAGGCCGCGCTACTGCAGCTGATGGCCGACCGGGTGGCCCGCCAGGCGTACGACGCGGGCACCGAGGCACTCGCCGCACTGGACGCCTCCAGCGGCTGGCAGGCCCGGGTGACGGCGCAGACCGTCGCCCTGCGGCGGAGCATCCGGCAGCACCCCGGCGGGGCGATCATGTTCGCCGACAGCCCGAAGACGCTCAGCCCCGGCGCGCTGTCCGTGATGGAACGGCTGCTCGACACCCTCGCGGCGGCGGGCGTCCCGGCGGAGCAGTGCGGCACCGCCGCCGACACCGTGCTCAGCCACGTGACCGGCTACGTCCTCCAGGAGCAGAGCGAACCGCCGGTCGTACCACCCGACCCGGAGGCCGTCGCCGCCCTGCACCGGCGCTTTCCCCGCACCGTCGCCGCGGCCGCCCACGACCAGGACGGGCAGTTCGCCCGCAGCCTGGAGCTGATCTGCGCCGGTATCGCCACGCTGCTCCCGCCCGCCGAACGGCCCTGA
- a CDS encoding ATP-binding protein translates to MDDTAAVPTGPTAGAGPPGCPLDAEAEEAMRTIDHTTEPRAQQTRRLFLAERAGAVPRSRDFCRRALTDWQWLPAADDEQLAAAEDVVLMVSELVTNACVHAPGGPYELRLAWDGSRLRIEVGDAGREPPRLRPPADRGAPGGHGLRVVDRLARAWGYRPERDGKTVWAEVPAPPGPRRP, encoded by the coding sequence ATGGACGACACCGCGGCCGTACCGACCGGGCCGACCGCCGGCGCCGGTCCCCCCGGCTGCCCGCTCGACGCAGAGGCCGAAGAGGCGATGAGGACGATCGACCACACCACCGAACCCCGTGCGCAGCAGACCAGGCGGCTGTTCCTGGCGGAGCGAGCCGGCGCGGTACCGCGCTCCCGCGACTTCTGCCGCCGCGCACTGACCGACTGGCAGTGGCTGCCGGCGGCCGACGACGAGCAGCTGGCCGCGGCCGAGGACGTCGTGCTGATGGTCTCCGAACTGGTCACCAACGCGTGCGTGCACGCCCCCGGAGGCCCGTACGAGCTGCGTCTCGCCTGGGACGGCAGCCGGCTGCGGATCGAGGTCGGCGACGCCGGCCGGGAGCCGCCACGGCTGCGCCCGCCCGCCGACCGGGGCGCGCCCGGCGGGCACGGGCTGCGGGTGGTCGACCGGCTCGCCCGTGCCTGGGGCTACCGGCCGGAGCGTGACGGGAAGACGGTGTGGGCCGAGGTGCCGGCCCCGCCCGGCCCCCGGCGGCCCTGA
- a CDS encoding SDR family NAD(P)-dependent oxidoreductase: MTDAARTVLITGCSSGLGRETALALHRLGHRVHATARRPETLADLAGLGITTLALDVTDEASMAAAVAAVETAHGQVDLLVNNAAYGLHLPVETAGREEIRAQFDTNVFGLVRMAQLVLPGMRRAGRGRIVNISSMAGRFSPPGGAFYHASKHAVEAISDSLRLEVAPFGVEVVVVQPGPTITGFAATAVATMHGEADPADPYAGFRSRLAEMYGGRTFTRRNGAVPAEAATRVVVRAATAARPRARYAVGALARSTMLAKRLLPDAAFDALMRRSFPLPEPVRAA, from the coding sequence ATGACCGACGCCGCACGGACCGTGCTGATCACCGGCTGCTCCTCCGGCCTCGGCCGGGAGACCGCGCTCGCCCTCCACCGGCTCGGCCACCGGGTCCACGCCACCGCCCGGCGCCCCGAGACCCTCGCCGACCTCGCCGGCCTCGGCATCACCACGCTGGCGCTCGACGTCACCGACGAGGCCTCGATGGCCGCCGCGGTCGCCGCCGTCGAGACCGCGCACGGCCAGGTCGACCTACTGGTCAACAACGCCGCGTACGGCCTCCACCTGCCGGTCGAGACCGCCGGCCGGGAGGAGATCCGCGCCCAGTTCGACACCAACGTCTTCGGGCTGGTGCGGATGGCCCAGCTGGTCCTGCCCGGCATGCGCCGCGCCGGGCGCGGACGCATCGTCAACATCTCCTCCATGGCCGGCCGCTTCTCCCCGCCCGGCGGCGCCTTCTACCACGCCAGCAAGCACGCGGTGGAGGCGATCAGCGACTCGCTGCGCCTGGAGGTCGCCCCCTTCGGCGTCGAGGTGGTGGTCGTCCAGCCCGGCCCGACCATCACCGGGTTCGCCGCGACGGCGGTGGCCACCATGCACGGCGAGGCCGACCCGGCCGACCCGTACGCGGGGTTCCGCAGCCGCCTCGCGGAGATGTACGGCGGCCGCACCTTCACCCGCCGCAACGGCGCCGTGCCAGCCGAGGCCGCCACCCGGGTCGTGGTCCGGGCCGCCACCGCCGCGCGCCCCCGCGCCCGCTACGCCGTCGGCGCCCTGGCCCGCTCCACCATGCTCGCCAAGCGGCTGCTCCCCGACGCGGCCTTCGACGCCCTGATGCGCCGGAGCTTCCCGCTGCCCGAGCCGGTCCGAGCGGCCTGA
- a CDS encoding endonuclease → MDAKRTARRVLHDYGETYAHQAGIRLADTPAPLYQVLVLCVLCAAPIRTETAVAAARELFAAGLRTPRAMVRATWQDRVDALGRAHYRRYDESTATALGDGAQLVLDRWHGDLRALRREAGGDVERLRGLLREVPRIGPTAADIFCRETQGVWPELRPFFDTRARRSASTLGLPRSPGALAGLVAPRDLVRLADGLVRAGRAPGAVERLRAG, encoded by the coding sequence ATGGACGCGAAGCGGACGGCACGCCGGGTGCTCCACGACTACGGCGAGACCTATGCCCACCAGGCCGGCATCCGCCTGGCCGACACCCCGGCGCCGCTGTACCAGGTGCTGGTGCTCTGCGTCCTGTGCGCGGCCCCGATCCGGACCGAGACGGCGGTCGCCGCCGCCCGCGAGCTGTTCGCGGCCGGGCTGCGGACGCCCCGGGCGATGGTGCGTGCCACGTGGCAGGACCGCGTGGACGCGCTGGGCCGCGCCCACTACCGCAGGTACGACGAGAGCACGGCCACGGCTCTCGGCGACGGCGCGCAGCTCGTCCTCGACCGCTGGCACGGGGATCTGCGGGCGCTGCGCCGGGAGGCCGGCGGAGACGTCGAACGGCTGCGGGGGCTGCTGCGGGAGGTGCCCAGGATCGGCCCGACCGCCGCCGACATCTTCTGCCGCGAGACCCAGGGCGTCTGGCCGGAACTCCGGCCCTTCTTCGACACGCGGGCCCGGCGGAGCGCCTCCACCCTGGGCCTCCCCCGCAGCCCCGGGGCACTGGCCGGCCTCGTCGCGCCGCGCGACCTCGTCCGGCTCGCGGACGGCCTGGTGCGTGCCGGCCGCGCGCCGGGGGCGGTGGAGCGGCTGCGGGCCGGCTGA
- a CDS encoding pyridoxamine 5'-phosphate oxidase family protein has protein sequence MQPTEINEVLNRPLSQELLARALTRLAYVAKDGTPRVVPIGFVWNGSEIVMCTVKNAPKLASLRRNPAVALTMDTEAHPPKILLVRGRAELDVVEGIPDEYLRGNGAYEMTPEQRAAWEAEVRSLYDGMVRIVVTPTWAKLIDFETTLPSAVEELIRRRDERDRT, from the coding sequence GTGCAGCCGACCGAGATCAACGAGGTCCTGAACCGGCCGCTCAGCCAGGAGCTCCTGGCCCGGGCGCTGACCCGGCTGGCCTATGTCGCCAAGGACGGCACGCCCCGGGTGGTACCGATCGGGTTCGTCTGGAACGGCTCGGAGATCGTGATGTGCACGGTCAAGAACGCCCCGAAGCTGGCGTCCCTGCGCCGGAACCCGGCGGTCGCGCTGACCATGGACACCGAGGCGCACCCGCCGAAGATCCTGCTCGTCCGCGGCCGGGCCGAGCTCGACGTCGTCGAGGGCATCCCGGACGAGTACCTGCGCGGGAACGGCGCCTACGAGATGACGCCCGAGCAGCGGGCCGCGTGGGAGGCCGAGGTCCGCTCGCTCTACGACGGCATGGTGCGGATCGTCGTCACCCCGACCTGGGCGAAGCTGATCGACTTCGAGACGACCCTGCCGAGCGCGGTGGAGGAGCTGATCCGCCGGCGGGACGAGCGCGACCGGACCTGA
- a CDS encoding carboxylate-amine ligase — translation MRPWLPLLIALSANSPLWHGADTGFASWRTVVFGHWPVSGPPPSFRDTHDYDRRTSHLVGEGLIRDSGQLYWHIRLSERYPTVEVRAMDVQLRPDEAVMLAGLLRALATRLLDDDRARPPAPAVTPEVLAAAVWHSARHDCTGTVLDPLSGHLAPAARAVAALLDYLAPVLTATDDGHHVTPVLERLLREGNGAVRQRRTLRRHGRAEFVATIADETTGA, via the coding sequence CTGCGGCCGTGGCTGCCCCTGCTGATCGCGCTCTCCGCCAACTCGCCCCTGTGGCACGGCGCCGACACCGGATTCGCGTCCTGGCGCACCGTCGTCTTCGGACACTGGCCGGTCAGCGGACCGCCCCCGTCCTTCCGGGACACCCACGACTACGACCGCCGCACCTCGCACCTCGTCGGGGAGGGGCTCATCCGTGACAGCGGACAGCTCTACTGGCACATCAGGCTCTCCGAGCGGTACCCCACCGTCGAGGTCCGCGCCATGGACGTCCAGCTCCGCCCGGACGAGGCGGTGATGCTCGCGGGCCTGCTCCGCGCCCTCGCCACCCGGCTGCTCGACGACGACCGGGCGCGGCCGCCCGCGCCCGCCGTCACCCCCGAAGTACTCGCGGCAGCCGTCTGGCACAGCGCCCGGCACGACTGCACCGGGACGGTCCTCGACCCGCTCTCCGGGCACCTCGCGCCCGCCGCGCGCGCGGTGGCCGCGCTGCTGGACTACCTGGCCCCGGTGCTGACCGCCACCGACGACGGGCACCACGTCACGCCGGTGCTGGAACGGCTGCTCCGCGAGGGCAACGGGGCCGTGCGGCAGCGGCGCACGCTGCGCCGACACGGCAGGGCGGAGTTCGTCGCGACGATCGCCGACGAGACCACGGGGGCCTGA
- a CDS encoding SDR family NAD(P)-dependent oxidoreductase, whose protein sequence is MNLPSTGRRVLVSGASRGLGRAVAQAFAANGDRVAVHYGTRADDAAETLASLDGSGHALVHGDLADPGEAARVADAAVRALGGIDVLVNNAAVNLRHPLPETPYDEWVDSWQRHVSVNLLGTAYLSHRAAHAMIERGGGGRIVNIGSRGAFRGEPDHPAYGATKAAVHALGQSLAVSLAPHGIAVASVAPGFFETERVAPRLNGPEGEAIRAQSPFGRVATAAEVAAAVLWLASPAAEWSSGTILDLNGASHLRT, encoded by the coding sequence ATGAACCTGCCCTCCACCGGCCGTCGCGTGCTGGTCAGCGGGGCCTCCCGGGGCCTGGGCCGCGCGGTGGCCCAGGCATTCGCCGCCAACGGCGACCGGGTGGCCGTGCACTACGGCACCCGCGCGGACGACGCCGCCGAGACGCTCGCCTCGCTCGACGGCTCGGGCCACGCGCTCGTCCACGGTGACCTCGCCGACCCGGGGGAGGCCGCCCGGGTCGCCGACGCGGCGGTGCGGGCGCTGGGCGGCATCGACGTGCTGGTGAACAACGCGGCCGTCAATCTGCGCCACCCGCTGCCCGAGACGCCGTACGACGAGTGGGTCGACAGCTGGCAGCGGCACGTCTCGGTCAACCTGCTCGGCACGGCCTACCTGAGCCACCGGGCCGCCCACGCGATGATCGAGCGGGGCGGCGGCGGACGCATCGTCAACATCGGCTCCCGGGGCGCCTTCCGGGGCGAGCCGGACCACCCGGCGTACGGGGCGACGAAGGCCGCCGTGCACGCCCTGGGTCAGTCGCTCGCCGTCTCCCTCGCCCCGCACGGCATCGCCGTCGCCTCCGTCGCCCCGGGCTTCTTCGAGACGGAGCGGGTGGCCCCGCGGCTGAACGGCCCGGAGGGGGAGGCGATCCGCGCGCAGAGCCCGTTCGGCCGGGTCGCCACCGCCGCCGAGGTCGCGGCCGCGGTGCTCTGGCTCGCCTCCCCCGCCGCCGAGTGGTCCTCCGGCACCATCCTCGACCTCAACGGAGCCTCCCACCTGCGGACCTGA
- a CDS encoding DUF4230 domain-containing protein, giving the protein MAVILAVFLAAAKLDLLPGLPNPFAERQIDRSQPAVLKSIQDMSRYTAAGGNFQVIVDLDQDAKFLPSQILGKRTLYVAAGTVDAYVDLGELANGAVTVSDDRRSATVTLPHARLADPALDVKRSYVFSQQRGLFDRLGDFFSGNPGDQQKLEILATDKIKAAAEQTALTATAEKNTRAMLQNLLTSLGFTTVTVTVVR; this is encoded by the coding sequence CTGGCGGTGATCCTCGCGGTCTTCCTGGCCGCCGCCAAGCTGGACCTGCTGCCCGGACTGCCCAATCCCTTCGCCGAGCGCCAGATCGACCGGAGCCAGCCCGCCGTCCTCAAGTCCATCCAGGACATGAGCCGTTACACGGCGGCCGGCGGCAACTTCCAGGTCATCGTCGACCTGGACCAGGACGCGAAGTTCCTCCCGTCCCAGATCCTCGGCAAACGCACCCTGTACGTGGCCGCGGGCACCGTCGACGCGTACGTGGACCTGGGCGAGCTGGCGAACGGCGCGGTGACGGTCTCCGACGACCGGCGCTCGGCCACCGTCACGCTGCCGCACGCCCGCCTCGCCGACCCGGCGCTGGACGTGAAGCGCTCCTACGTGTTCTCCCAGCAGCGCGGGCTCTTCGACCGGCTCGGGGACTTCTTCTCCGGCAACCCCGGCGACCAGCAGAAGCTGGAGATCCTGGCGACCGACAAGATCAAGGCGGCCGCCGAGCAGACCGCGCTCACCGCGACGGCGGAGAAGAACACCCGGGCGATGCTGCAGAACCTGCTCACCTCGCTCGGCTTCACCACCGTGACCGTCACCGTCGTCCGCTGA
- a CDS encoding TfoX/Sxy family protein: MSGSRSLAEHVADQLAPLGEVTLHRYFGGWALRSRGSQFAMVMDTLYLRVDGAARPSYEEAGSMPFTYLAAGREVVVRAYYSVPAEVMDDRDGLCALARAALA; the protein is encoded by the coding sequence GTGAGCGGTTCCCGCAGCCTCGCCGAACACGTCGCCGACCAGCTGGCGCCGCTCGGCGAGGTCACCCTCCACCGCTACTTCGGCGGCTGGGCACTGCGCAGCCGCGGCAGCCAGTTCGCGATGGTGATGGACACCCTCTACCTCCGTGTCGACGGCGCGGCCCGCCCCTCCTACGAGGAGGCGGGGTCCATGCCGTTCACCTACCTCGCGGCCGGCCGCGAGGTGGTGGTGCGGGCGTACTACAGCGTCCCGGCGGAGGTGATGGACGACCGGGACGGGCTGTGCGCGCTGGCCCGCGCGGCTCTCGCCTGA
- a CDS encoding TIGR03086 family metal-binding protein, producing the protein MGCPHTLGFHTEVRERYAAAGAEVTRLVRAVPEDRWTAPTPCHDWDVRTLLNHLTAQHLWVCQAVAGYTPAQIGHRFEGDVLGRNPVGVWTMALGSAVRALDRPGAPDQLAHVPYGLRDVGGYARELTAETVVHGWDLARALGRDGRIPEAAARYALAEFRSCHDLAGTGQFAPARSPAAGADVQDQLIALTGRDASWSAQRL; encoded by the coding sequence ATGGGATGTCCCCACACACTCGGGTTCCACACCGAGGTCCGCGAGCGCTACGCCGCCGCCGGGGCGGAAGTCACCCGGCTGGTCCGGGCGGTGCCCGAGGACCGGTGGACGGCGCCCACCCCCTGCCACGACTGGGACGTGCGCACCCTGCTGAACCACCTCACGGCCCAGCACCTGTGGGTCTGCCAGGCGGTCGCCGGCTACACCCCGGCGCAGATCGGCCACCGGTTCGAGGGCGACGTCCTGGGCCGCAACCCGGTCGGGGTCTGGACGATGGCCCTCGGCAGCGCCGTCCGCGCCCTCGACCGACCGGGCGCGCCGGACCAGTTGGCGCACGTACCGTACGGGCTGCGCGATGTCGGCGGCTACGCCCGCGAGCTGACCGCCGAGACCGTCGTGCACGGCTGGGACCTCGCCCGGGCGCTGGGCCGGGACGGCCGGATACCCGAGGCTGCGGCCCGGTACGCACTCGCCGAGTTCCGGAGCTGCCACGATCTCGCCGGCACCGGCCAGTTCGCCCCCGCCCGCAGCCCGGCAGCGGGCGCCGACGTCCAGGACCAGCTGATCGCCCTCACCGGGCGGGACGCGTCCTGGTCGGCCCAGCGACTCTGA
- a CDS encoding FAD-dependent monooxygenase gives MRIIGGGIAGTAAALALHKAGFHVTVHEAHPDTGEDIGAFLTLASNGMRALAEIDAAEAVAALGFPITTMTVLDASGAELAAVPLGEPGHRLTRYRCLRRAELAAALRAEARRRGIEVRHGARLTSVTETDADITAHFADGTGATGDLLVGADGTHSAVRAWLDPAAPAAEYAGQRVFYGYSTAAAPSSGPERITMVRGSGAAFGYLVSSGGETYWFARVPGPAASPVEVAGTTPAQWREWLAPLLGADRTPAAGIVARTGDRLMVTNALHVAPGARWRTRRAVLIGDAAHAASPATGQGASMALEDAVVLAKALRDTPGAAAALARFERHRRPRTEQNTAASARLTAGPPSAAPQARPDGARPRVDEDLLRLLAWDVPLPEPSGAV, from the coding sequence ATGCGGATCATCGGTGGCGGCATCGCCGGAACGGCCGCCGCGCTGGCGCTGCACAAGGCGGGGTTCCACGTCACCGTCCACGAGGCGCACCCCGACACGGGCGAGGACATCGGGGCCTTCCTGACCCTCGCCTCCAACGGGATGCGCGCCCTCGCCGAGATCGACGCGGCCGAGGCCGTCGCGGCCCTCGGCTTCCCGATCACCACCATGACCGTGCTCGACGCGAGCGGCGCCGAACTGGCCGCCGTCCCGCTGGGCGAGCCCGGCCACCGGCTGACCCGCTACCGCTGCCTGCGCCGCGCCGAGCTGGCCGCGGCGCTGCGGGCCGAGGCGCGACGGCGCGGCATCGAGGTCCGGCACGGGGCCCGGCTCACCTCCGTCACCGAGACCGACGCCGACATCACCGCGCACTTCGCCGACGGCACCGGTGCCACCGGCGACCTCCTGGTGGGCGCGGACGGCACGCACTCCGCCGTCCGGGCCTGGCTGGACCCGGCCGCGCCCGCGGCCGAGTACGCGGGCCAGCGCGTCTTCTACGGGTACAGCACCGCCGCCGCGCCGTCCTCCGGGCCGGAGCGGATCACCATGGTCCGGGGCAGCGGCGCCGCGTTCGGGTACCTGGTCTCGTCCGGCGGCGAGACCTACTGGTTCGCCCGGGTGCCCGGGCCCGCCGCGTCCCCGGTGGAGGTCGCCGGCACCACTCCCGCGCAGTGGCGGGAGTGGCTGGCGCCGCTGCTGGGCGCGGACCGGACCCCGGCCGCGGGGATCGTCGCCAGGACGGGCGACCGGCTGATGGTCACCAACGCGCTCCACGTCGCACCGGGGGCGCGCTGGCGGACCCGGCGCGCCGTCCTGATCGGGGACGCCGCGCACGCCGCCTCGCCGGCCACCGGCCAGGGCGCCTCGATGGCCCTGGAGGACGCCGTCGTCCTGGCCAAGGCGCTGCGCGACACCCCCGGAGCCGCGGCGGCCCTGGCCCGCTTCGAGCGCCACCGCAGGCCCAGGACCGAGCAGAACACGGCCGCCAGCGCCCGTCTGACGGCCGGCCCGCCCTCGGCCGCCCCGCAGGCTCGTCCGGACGGCGCCCGGCCGCGGGTGGACGAGGACCTGCTGCGCCTGCTCGCCTGGGACGTCCCGCTGCCGGAGCCGTCCGGCGCCGTCTGA
- a CDS encoding TetR/AcrR family transcriptional regulator, with protein sequence MAPRKPDLDRLLIDTALALFAERTYEGTQMPAVAQRAGVGVGSIYRYFPSKEALGNAAFQHAKRALLDHLAGALAEGGPAGDIRAEFGRFWRGFTRYAGAYPDAFVFLEHQQHDTFLAPESRALAEEIDRVAADFIERGQRAGEIREGDAAQLVALALGAFTGLVKLRRPGGLPTLPAEDLDRAEAAVWDLLHRKVSP encoded by the coding sequence GTGGCACCCAGGAAGCCCGACCTCGACCGCCTGCTGATCGACACCGCCCTCGCGCTCTTCGCCGAACGCACCTACGAGGGCACCCAGATGCCCGCCGTCGCCCAGCGCGCCGGCGTGGGCGTGGGCAGCATCTACCGCTACTTCCCCAGCAAGGAGGCGCTCGGCAACGCGGCCTTCCAGCACGCCAAGCGCGCCCTGCTCGACCACCTCGCCGGCGCGCTCGCCGAAGGGGGACCGGCCGGTGACATCCGGGCGGAGTTCGGCCGCTTCTGGCGCGGCTTCACCCGCTACGCCGGCGCGTACCCGGACGCCTTCGTCTTCCTCGAACACCAGCAGCACGACACCTTCCTCGCCCCCGAGAGCCGCGCCCTCGCCGAGGAGATCGACCGCGTCGCCGCCGACTTCATCGAACGCGGCCAGCGGGCCGGCGAGATCCGCGAAGGCGACGCCGCCCAGCTCGTCGCCCTCGCGCTCGGGGCCTTCACCGGCCTCGTCAAGCTCCGCCGCCCGGGCGGCCTGCCCACCCTCCCCGCCGAGGACCTCGACCGCGCCGAAGCCGCCGTCTGGGACCTCCTGCACCGAAAGGTCTCGCCATGA